The following is a genomic window from Sphingorhabdus sp. Alg231-15.
CTGAAAGTAGAATTTGTTATTTGGAAACCAAATTCACAGCGGCGGTTTTACCGCGGCGATCCACTTCCAGTTCAAATTCCAATTTGTCGCCTTCTTCCAAGCCTCGCATACCCGCGCGTTCTACCGCTGAGATATGCACAAAGGCATCGGGTTGACCGTCATCGCGCTGGATGAAACCAAAGCCCTTCATGCTATTGAAAAACTTGACCGTGCCAGATGCTTTTTCACCTGTCAGTTCACGCTGAGGTGGACCGCCGCGATCTTCGCGGGCGGCTGGTTCGGCCACTTCAATGAGGTCACCGTCAATTTGAATGTCCGACGCTGATACTTTGCCACCACGATCAACCAAAGAGAACCGCAGGCCCTGGCCCTCGGCAAGACCTTTCAGTCCGGCCCGTTCCACCTGGCTGATATGCACAAACACATCTTCGCCGCCAGCATCCTGGACAATGAAGCCAAAGCCTTTTTGGGCATTGAAGAATTTTACCTTGCCGCTGCTTTCACCAACGACTTGGTCGGGCATTCCGCTGCCGCCACCTCCGCCGCCACGCTGTCCGCCGCTATAACCTGTATCTGGCCGTGTATATCTTTCTACCGGAGGTCCGCTATCGCCTTGATATCCGTCAAAATTCTCATCACCAAAGCTATCACGCTTGTCCCGGCCTCTGCCACGCCGGTTTCTATCAAAACCCATTCTTGAATCGTCTTTCACTTCGTCCGATAAATCAAATCCAATGTCGTAGCGGACGATGGCACGAGCATTTTCTTACGCGAATCCCGATATTGCGCGGTGTAACCATATAGAAAAACCAAAGCTTATGCGAATAAAAATCCGCACAAGGTTAATTTCTGCCATATTCTGACTGCGCTGGATAAGCCTTATCAGAAGAGCCAGGTCTTGGGATCGGCGATAGGTTCCTGTCTCTGGGCCTTCAACAGTGCCATTATTGAACGCACCAGAACCCAGACAGCCAACGCGATTAACAATGGTATACCAATAAGAACAATCGACAGAATTACACCGATTACACTGCCGATCAGCCCGATAACAAATGTCATGATATGAAACTGTAAGTGACTCTCTTCCCACGTACCGGCGACCTCATCCTTCCAGACAAAGGCCAAGATAACGCCTACGATTCCGGTAACGCCAACAAAGAAGCTGGCAATATACAATAACGATATAATCGTGGCCTTGTTCATGTCGAAACCGCTTGATGTCGGTTGTGGTGCTTGATCTGCCATCTGACTCTTCCCCTTTTTACCCTCGTCTAATCTGCACTTGGACTGTAATCTAATTCTTGCTGTTTAACCGATGCTGCGGCACATACCACAGCTATGAACAGTTTTATTGAAAAATTTTCAAATGCATCAGCGCGGAGCGATAGGTAATGGCAGTATTTTTCCACGAAGAAGATTTGCCCGCAG
Proteins encoded in this region:
- a CDS encoding cold shock domain-containing protein — encoded protein: MGFDRNRRGRGRDKRDSFGDENFDGYQGDSGPPVERYTRPDTGYSGGQRGGGGGGSGMPDQVVGESSGKVKFFNAQKGFGFIVQDAGGEDVFVHISQVERAGLKGLAEGQGLRFSLVDRGGKVSASDIQIDGDLIEVAEPAAREDRGGPPQRELTGEKASGTVKFFNSMKGFGFIQRDDGQPDAFVHISAVERAGMRGLEEGDKLEFELEVDRRGKTAAVNLVSK
- a CDS encoding DUF4870 domain-containing protein, translated to MADQAPQPTSSGFDMNKATIISLLYIASFFVGVTGIVGVILAFVWKDEVAGTWEESHLQFHIMTFVIGLIGSVIGVILSIVLIGIPLLIALAVWVLVRSIMALLKAQRQEPIADPKTWLF